One genomic window of Acidobacteriota bacterium includes the following:
- the trxA gene encoding thioredoxin: MASNSVVEVTDANFDADVLKSDQPVLVDFWATWCGPCRAIAPIVAELAGEYQGKVKVGKMDVDSNGATPMRYKVTGIPTLLVFKGGQVVEQMVGYRSKEDIQKALDKHVG, encoded by the coding sequence ATGGCTAGCAACTCCGTCGTGGAAGTGACCGACGCGAATTTTGATGCAGATGTACTGAAGTCGGACCAGCCGGTCCTGGTGGATTTCTGGGCGACCTGGTGCGGCCCCTGCCGCGCGATTGCTCCCATCGTGGCCGAACTCGCCGGCGAATATCAGGGCAAGGTGAAGGTCGGGAAAATGGATGTTGACAGCAATGGCGCGACCCCGATGCGCTACAAAGTCACCGGCATCCCCACGCTGCTGGTATTCAAGGGCGGACAGGTTGTCGAACAGATGGTCGGCTACCGCTCGAAAGAAGACATCCAGAAAGCCCTAGACAAGCACGTTGGCTAA
- a CDS encoding DUF1211 domain-containing protein codes for MDSIYNRIAGQNVERLAALSDGIFAVAMTLLVLDLHVPAREAVTNNHDLVHSLLALAPQFIAYLMSFITLGIFWIGQQTQLNHLAGSARSLSWIHIAFLFAVSIMPFSTRLLSEFITYRPALIVYWLNILLLGGTLYLSWMCALGMKLVKDDLSPEVSSAIERRILIAQLLYAVGAALCVVSTYLSIGFIVLVQLNYAVAPRLLRRSRPA; via the coding sequence ATGGACTCGATCTACAACCGGATTGCCGGGCAAAACGTCGAGCGGCTCGCGGCGCTTAGTGATGGAATTTTTGCGGTGGCGATGACGCTGCTGGTACTCGATCTGCATGTACCAGCGCGAGAAGCCGTGACCAATAATCATGACCTCGTCCATTCTCTATTGGCGCTTGCGCCACAATTTATCGCCTACTTGATGAGTTTCATCACTCTTGGCATTTTCTGGATCGGCCAGCAGACGCAACTGAACCATCTTGCTGGTTCCGCCAGAAGCCTCTCCTGGATTCACATCGCATTCCTGTTCGCAGTTTCGATCATGCCGTTCTCCACGCGGCTGCTTTCGGAGTTCATCACTTACCGGCCTGCCCTGATCGTGTACTGGCTGAATATTCTGTTGCTCGGCGGGACGCTTTACTTGAGTTGGATGTGCGCGCTGGGAATGAAGCTGGTGAAGGACGACTTGTCGCCGGAAGTCTCGTCAGCCATCGAGCGGCGAATCCTGATTGCGCAACTGCTGTATGCCGTCGGCGCTGCCCTGTGCGTGGTCAGCACGTATTTGAGCATCGGCTTCATCGTCCTGGTGCAACTCAACTACGCAGTTGCTCCCCGCTTGCTCCGCCGGTCCCGGCCGGCCTAG
- the msrA gene encoding peptide-methionine (S)-S-oxide reductase MsrA, with translation MSNWLPRLSAIVLTVLFAGLVACSAGNRPSLSIPGPALDASVAPTPGEQTAVVSGGCFWGIQAVFQHVKGVISATSGYSGGEAKTAQYELVSTGETGHAESVKITYDPSKITYGQLLRIFFSVAHDPTQLNRQGPDDGTQYRSSIFYSNDEQKRIAEAYIAQLEKAKVYSRPIVTQVVPFKAFYAAEGYHQNYATRHPDDMYIVYNDAPKVAHLREQFPDLYTGK, from the coding sequence ATGTCGAACTGGTTGCCGCGCTTGTCCGCAATTGTCCTAACGGTACTATTCGCAGGCCTGGTGGCTTGCAGTGCGGGGAATCGCCCCAGTTTGTCTATTCCAGGTCCGGCTTTGGATGCTTCGGTTGCTCCGACCCCGGGTGAGCAGACTGCGGTGGTGTCGGGCGGATGTTTCTGGGGAATCCAGGCGGTATTTCAACATGTGAAGGGCGTCATCAGCGCAACTTCGGGATACTCCGGCGGCGAAGCGAAGACCGCGCAATACGAACTCGTCAGCACCGGAGAGACGGGGCACGCCGAGTCCGTGAAAATCACCTACGATCCGTCGAAAATTACTTACGGTCAGTTGCTGCGAATTTTCTTCTCGGTCGCACACGACCCGACACAGCTTAACCGGCAGGGTCCTGATGACGGTACGCAGTATCGATCATCCATTTTTTACAGCAACGACGAACAGAAACGAATTGCCGAGGCGTATATCGCTCAACTGGAAAAGGCCAAAGTTTATTCCCGTCCGATCGTGACCCAGGTCGTTCCGTTCAAAGCGTTTTACGCGGCGGAGGGGTATCACCAGAACTATGCCACGCGGCATCCGGATGACATGTACATCGTGTACAACGATGCTCCGAAGGTGGCGCATTTGCGGGAGCAGTTTCCAGATCTCTACACAGGCAAATGA
- a CDS encoding TrmJ/YjtD family RNA methyltransferase: MSALDHLRVVLVDVRNPLNIGAAARAMSNFGVRRLCVVKPYDVAFRQARSAVGAAKLLADAEEYATVAEAVADCSLVVGTTAVGHRDLHHTLHRLEAGGRLIRKRLSTGNVALLFGSERYGLSNQDLSHCHWLMTIPTRAEHTSMNLGQAVALCIYELARNGKAPQTKELKRAARAEEIERFTVMLLEALQTSGYIKPREADATETKVRRLIRRMNLESRDAQLWLGMLRQIKWKIGAVEEIAERRSK; this comes from the coding sequence TTGAGTGCACTGGATCATCTTCGGGTCGTACTGGTGGACGTGCGGAATCCGCTGAATATCGGCGCCGCCGCCCGCGCGATGAGCAATTTCGGGGTCCGCCGACTGTGCGTCGTCAAACCGTACGACGTGGCCTTTCGCCAGGCGCGCTCGGCAGTGGGCGCGGCAAAGTTGCTAGCCGACGCCGAGGAGTACGCGACCGTCGCGGAAGCGGTCGCCGACTGTTCCCTGGTCGTGGGGACAACTGCCGTGGGACATCGCGATTTGCACCACACTTTGCACAGACTGGAAGCTGGCGGGCGGCTGATCCGAAAACGTTTGTCGACCGGCAATGTGGCGTTGCTGTTCGGCTCGGAAAGATACGGCCTCTCCAATCAGGATCTCAGCCATTGTCACTGGCTCATGACCATCCCCACTCGCGCCGAGCACACTTCCATGAATCTCGGACAAGCGGTGGCGCTGTGCATCTATGAACTGGCGCGCAACGGCAAGGCTCCTCAGACAAAAGAGTTGAAACGGGCCGCCCGCGCCGAGGAAATCGAACGTTTCACCGTCATGCTGCTGGAGGCGCTACAAACCAGCGGATACATCAAGCCTCGCGAAGCCGATGCCACCGAAACAAAAGTGCGACGGTTGATCCGGCGGATGAATCTTGAGAGTCGGGACGCCCAGCTATGGCTCGGTATGCTGCGGCAGATCAAGTGGAAGATTGGAGCTGTCGAGGAAATCGCAGAGAGGAGATCGAAATGA
- a CDS encoding HEAT repeat domain-containing protein, with amino-acid sequence MNPDPRMERAALRPENDPLVPENANRSRQFVILAIVAGCLAGVLFKGAGTASAAWEQIAQLLSLHGKPEPASANVLSEHETESLDQMTPQSQAQLLLQRSINHYQGANDQIAERVGRWRGKIKLDQQLRSLFMTAINSDDLRVRAAALEIDLACRNVEKNAASIDRMEHNARFGEQGPRANALWDIALLGNRGIEPERAAQILLTSIHDQNVNIRYWAVEGLANLGTDEVVEPLLQIFHDDSSPMIRERAACGLAQSGMLSEKQRRSAVPRLLDFADDTSLDADTHKWVFQALRDITGQNLPHDSAAWRNWYNSNANEIHWAPVTRDSQ; translated from the coding sequence ATGAATCCCGATCCGCGCATGGAACGGGCCGCGCTGCGGCCTGAAAACGATCCGCTGGTTCCGGAAAATGCCAACCGGAGCCGCCAGTTTGTGATCCTCGCCATTGTGGCGGGCTGTCTCGCGGGAGTGCTCTTCAAAGGTGCAGGGACGGCGAGCGCCGCGTGGGAGCAAATCGCTCAACTCTTAAGTTTGCACGGGAAACCGGAGCCGGCGTCGGCCAACGTGCTCTCGGAACATGAAACAGAGAGTCTCGACCAGATGACGCCGCAGAGCCAGGCGCAGCTCCTGCTGCAGCGATCCATCAACCACTATCAGGGCGCCAACGACCAGATTGCGGAACGTGTGGGCCGCTGGCGGGGAAAAATCAAACTCGATCAACAGCTGCGATCTCTCTTCATGACCGCGATCAATTCCGACGACCTGCGCGTGCGTGCTGCCGCTCTCGAAATCGATCTTGCCTGCCGCAACGTTGAGAAAAATGCAGCATCGATTGACCGCATGGAGCACAACGCGCGTTTTGGAGAACAAGGTCCGCGCGCGAATGCATTGTGGGATATTGCGCTACTTGGAAACCGGGGAATCGAGCCCGAACGCGCAGCCCAGATCCTGTTAACTTCAATTCACGATCAAAACGTCAACATCCGTTATTGGGCAGTTGAAGGACTGGCGAATCTCGGAACGGACGAAGTAGTCGAGCCGTTGCTGCAGATATTTCATGATGATTCTTCGCCGATGATCCGGGAACGGGCGGCGTGCGGGCTGGCGCAGTCTGGAATGTTGAGCGAAAAGCAACGCCGCAGTGCGGTACCGCGACTTCTTGATTTTGCCGACGATACCTCGCTGGACGCCGATACTCACAAATGGGTTTTCCAGGCACTCCGCGACATCACGGGACAGAACCTGCCGCATGATTCCGCCGCCTGGCGGAACTGGTACAACTCCAACGCCAACGAGATTCACTGGGCGCCGGTCACGCGCGACAGTCAATAA